Proteins encoded by one window of uncultured Celeribacter sp.:
- a CDS encoding recombinase zinc beta ribbon domain-containing protein encodes MIYAGYIEHERWGITRRKGHHEPIISLETYEALQERKRGKDIAPKRVDIREDFPLRGNVLCGCCDHPMTAYWAKSASGKRYPYFNCQTRDCSEYRKGIRAEKIDAGFETILRSMSPNKTMMDIAIAMLKDAWGQRSDQAAQAKSALKRQIKDLDKQQDALLERLVETTNPKVMTALEGKVSKIEEEKLLLADKLSQKASPKKPLAEIIELLRDFLSNPWNIYENGSLVVRKTILKMAFVLPLAYDRKNGYRTPQASVIFEFFENFTAKCEMAHPSGFEPEASAFGAINRGLSEMRDAARHGTLTF; translated from the coding sequence GTGATCTATGCCGGATATATCGAGCATGAACGCTGGGGCATCACGCGGCGCAAAGGCCACCATGAGCCAATCATCTCACTGGAAACCTACGAGGCCCTTCAAGAGCGCAAACGTGGCAAAGACATCGCGCCCAAGCGGGTCGATATCAGAGAGGACTTCCCGTTGCGTGGGAACGTCCTCTGTGGCTGTTGCGACCATCCGATGACGGCCTATTGGGCCAAGAGTGCGTCAGGCAAACGGTACCCGTATTTCAACTGCCAAACGCGGGACTGCTCCGAATATCGCAAGGGCATTCGCGCCGAAAAGATCGACGCGGGCTTTGAAACAATCTTGCGGTCCATGTCGCCCAACAAGACCATGATGGATATTGCTATCGCCATGTTGAAAGACGCATGGGGCCAGCGAAGCGATCAAGCCGCGCAGGCAAAATCCGCGCTCAAACGCCAGATCAAGGACTTGGACAAACAACAGGACGCTTTGCTGGAACGTTTGGTCGAAACCACGAATCCAAAGGTCATGACGGCGCTTGAAGGCAAAGTGTCGAAAATCGAAGAAGAGAAGCTCTTGCTGGCTGATAAACTGTCTCAAAAGGCCAGCCCAAAGAAGCCCCTCGCCGAAATTATCGAACTTTTGCGCGACTTCCTCTCAAACCCTTGGAATATCTACGAAAACGGGTCACTAGTGGTCCGCAAAACCATCCTGAAAATGGCATTTGTATTACCCTTAGCCTATGACCGTAAAAACGGTTATCGAACTCCTCAAGCGTCTGTTATATTTGAATTTTTTGAGAATTTCACAGCAAAATGTGAAATGGCGCACCCATCAGGATTCGAACCTGAGGCCTCTGCCTTCGGAGCAATTAATCGTGGCCTATCCGAAATGCGCGACGCAGCACGCCACGGCACGCTAACATTTTAA
- the choV gene encoding choline ABC transporter ATP-binding protein — MTAVIFDNVSIVFGDKPETALPLMDEAKDRSEVQEQTGQVLGVHNCSLEVQEGEILVLMGLSGSGKSTLLRAVNGLNPVVRGEVKISDGNGMVSVTHADAKGLRDLRQSRVAMVFQQFGLLPWRTVRENVGLGLELAHVPPDVRAKKVDAQLSLVNLTDWAENKVSELSGGMQQRVGLARAFAADAPILLMDEPFSALDPLIRNHLQDELLELQRKLKRTIIFVSHDLDEAFKLGDRIAIMKGGRIVQCGTPKDIFENPADDYVEEFVNHMNPLGVLTAGDVMEEAKGDHVETVEASVPVIDLMARLAELDTPLGVMRDGALIGQASRASLLKELAKKSN, encoded by the coding sequence ATGACCGCAGTAATTTTTGACAATGTTTCCATCGTCTTCGGAGACAAACCTGAGACCGCCCTGCCGCTCATGGACGAGGCCAAGGACCGCTCTGAGGTTCAGGAACAGACCGGACAGGTTCTGGGCGTGCACAACTGTTCGCTCGAAGTTCAGGAGGGCGAAATCCTCGTCCTCATGGGCCTCTCGGGGTCGGGCAAATCGACGCTTCTGCGCGCGGTCAACGGGCTCAACCCGGTGGTGCGCGGTGAGGTGAAGATCAGCGACGGCAACGGCATGGTCAGCGTGACCCATGCCGACGCCAAGGGCCTGCGCGATCTGCGCCAAAGCCGGGTCGCCATGGTGTTCCAGCAATTCGGCCTGCTGCCCTGGCGCACGGTGCGCGAGAACGTCGGCCTCGGCCTTGAGCTGGCCCATGTGCCGCCGGATGTGCGCGCGAAAAAGGTCGATGCGCAGCTGAGCCTCGTGAACCTGACCGACTGGGCGGAGAACAAGGTCTCGGAGCTGTCGGGCGGCATGCAGCAACGTGTGGGCCTTGCTCGCGCCTTTGCTGCCGATGCACCGATCCTGTTGATGGACGAGCCGTTTTCCGCGCTCGATCCGCTGATCCGCAACCACTTGCAGGACGAGTTGTTGGAGCTGCAACGCAAACTCAAACGCACGATCATTTTCGTGAGCCACGACTTGGATGAAGCGTTCAAACTGGGTGACCGGATCGCGATCATGAAAGGCGGGCGCATCGTGCAATGCGGCACGCCCAAGGACATCTTCGAGAACCCCGCCGACGATTACGTCGAGGAATTCGTCAACCATATGAACCCCTTGGGCGTGTTGACGGCGGGCGATGTGATGGAAGAGGCCAAGGGCGATCACGTCGAGACCGTCGAGGCCTCCGTGCCGGTGATCGACCTCATGGCCCGTCTGGCGGAGCTCGACACCCCTCTGGGCGTGATGCGGGACGGGGCATTGATCGGACAGGCCTCGCGCGCCTCTTTGCTCAAGGAGTTGGCGAAGAAATCGAACTGA
- the choX gene encoding choline ABC transporter substrate-binding protein, which translates to MLRTTALATILAATQFSALAATAETPCDAVSFSDVGWTDITTTTSIAKQILEPLGYDVDVSVLSVPVTFASLSGGDTDIFLGNWMPAQAGAVQPYLDDGSIVIAHENLQGTVYTLAVPAYTYEKGLKDFADIAKFADELDETIYGIEPGNEGNDYLIGLTEANTHGLGDFDVKESSEQGMLSQVRRAYDKGEDVVFLGWAPHPMNVNFDLKYLTGGEEFFGGVGVVNTLTRAGFSEECPNVGTLLTNLDFTVSMESEIMGAILNDGEDADDAVKAYVTAHPEILDPWLDGVTTTAGEPGLPAVKAAFGL; encoded by the coding sequence ATGCTCAGAACAACCGCTCTCGCGACCATTCTTGCAGCCACCCAATTCAGCGCACTTGCGGCCACTGCCGAAACACCCTGTGACGCTGTGTCGTTTTCGGATGTGGGCTGGACCGACATCACCACCACCACCTCCATCGCCAAGCAGATCCTCGAACCGCTGGGCTATGACGTGGACGTCTCCGTGCTCTCGGTGCCGGTGACCTTCGCATCGCTCTCCGGCGGCGACACCGATATTTTCCTCGGCAACTGGATGCCCGCACAGGCCGGCGCCGTTCAGCCCTACCTCGATGACGGCTCCATCGTAATCGCCCACGAGAACCTGCAAGGCACCGTCTACACCCTCGCCGTGCCCGCCTACACTTACGAGAAAGGCCTGAAGGATTTCGCCGACATCGCAAAATTCGCCGATGAGCTGGACGAGACCATCTACGGCATCGAGCCGGGCAATGAAGGCAACGACTACCTGATCGGCCTGACCGAGGCGAACACCCACGGTCTGGGCGACTTCGACGTCAAGGAAAGCTCCGAGCAAGGTATGCTGAGCCAGGTGCGCCGCGCCTATGACAAGGGCGAAGACGTCGTGTTCCTCGGCTGGGCGCCGCATCCGATGAACGTCAACTTCGATCTGAAATACCTGACCGGCGGCGAAGAGTTCTTTGGCGGCGTGGGTGTCGTGAACACGCTGACCCGTGCAGGGTTCTCCGAGGAATGCCCCAATGTCGGCACGCTTCTGACCAACCTCGACTTCACCGTCTCCATGGAAAGCGAGATCATGGGCGCGATCCTCAACGATGGCGAAGATGCCGACGATGCGGTGAAAGCCTATGTCACCGCCCACCCCGAGATCCTCGATCCGTGGCTCGACGGCGTGACCACCACGGCGGGCGAGCCGGGCCTTCCGGCTGTCAAAGCGGCGTTCGGCCTCTGA
- the betC gene encoding choline-sulfatase has translation MTAQSPNILILMVDQLNGTLFPDGPAEWLHAPNLKRLAARSTRFANSYTGSPLCAPGRASFMSGQLPSRTRVYDNAAEFASDIPTYAHHLRRAGYQTCLSGKMHFVGPDQLHGFEERLTTDIYPADFGWTPDYRKPGERIDWWYHNMGSVTGAGVAEISNQMEYDDEVAYHATRKLQDLSRGKDDRPWCLTVSFTHPHDPYVTRQKYWDLYEDCEHLSPEVPAMDYEDHDPHSKRIFDANDWRNFDITEEDIRKSRRAYFSNISYLDDKIGGILDTLEATRQEAVILFVSDHGDMLGERGLWFKMTFFEGSARVPLMIASPDLAPGLIETPVSTIDVTPTLCDIAGVSMEDVMPWTDGESLVPLAKGKVRTTPVAMEYAAEASYAPLVALRDGDYKFTRCALDPEQLFDVENDPHELTNLAADPAHTDTLARLRAMADARWDLDLFDAQVRESQARRWIVYEALRNGDYFPWDYQPLQKASERYMRNHMDLNTVEDIARFPRGE, from the coding sequence ATGACTGCACAATCCCCCAATATCCTCATCCTCATGGTTGACCAGTTGAACGGCACGTTGTTTCCCGACGGGCCGGCCGAGTGGCTCCATGCCCCCAATCTCAAACGTCTGGCCGCGCGCTCGACGCGGTTCGCCAACAGCTACACAGGCTCGCCGCTCTGCGCGCCGGGGCGGGCGAGCTTCATGTCCGGCCAATTGCCCTCGCGCACGCGTGTGTATGACAATGCCGCCGAGTTTGCCTCCGACATCCCGACCTACGCGCACCACCTGCGCCGGGCGGGCTATCAGACCTGTCTGTCGGGCAAGATGCATTTCGTCGGCCCGGATCAGCTTCACGGCTTCGAGGAACGTCTGACCACCGACATCTATCCCGCCGATTTCGGCTGGACGCCGGATTATCGCAAACCCGGCGAGCGCATCGACTGGTGGTATCACAACATGGGGTCGGTGACCGGCGCGGGTGTGGCCGAGATTTCCAACCAGATGGAATATGACGACGAGGTCGCCTATCACGCCACGCGCAAACTTCAGGACCTGTCACGCGGCAAGGATGACCGGCCTTGGTGCCTGACGGTGAGCTTCACCCATCCGCATGATCCCTATGTGACGCGGCAAAAATACTGGGACCTTTACGAGGATTGCGAGCACCTCTCGCCTGAGGTTCCGGCGATGGATTACGAAGATCACGATCCGCATTCGAAACGCATCTTCGACGCCAACGACTGGCGCAATTTCGACATCACGGAAGAGGACATCCGCAAATCGCGTCGGGCCTATTTTTCCAACATCTCCTATCTCGACGACAAGATCGGCGGCATCCTCGACACGCTGGAGGCCACGCGACAAGAGGCGGTGATCCTCTTTGTCTCCGACCATGGCGATATGCTGGGCGAGCGGGGGCTGTGGTTCAAGATGACCTTCTTCGAGGGCTCCGCACGGGTGCCTTTGATGATCGCCTCTCCCGATCTTGCCCCCGGTCTGATCGAAACGCCGGTCTCGACCATCGACGTCACGCCGACGCTGTGCGACATCGCGGGTGTGTCGATGGAAGACGTCATGCCCTGGACCGACGGTGAAAGCCTTGTTCCGCTCGCGAAAGGCAAGGTCCGCACCACGCCAGTCGCGATGGAGTATGCCGCCGAGGCCTCCTACGCGCCGCTCGTCGCTTTGCGGGACGGGGATTACAAATTTACCCGCTGTGCGCTGGACCCGGAGCAATTGTTCGACGTCGAAAATGACCCGCATGAGCTGACGAACCTCGCGGCGGACCCGGCGCATACCGACACGCTCGCGCGGCTCCGGGCCATGGCGGACGCGCGTTGGGATCTCGACCTTTTCGATGCGCAGGTTCGCGAAAGTCAGGCCCGGCGCTGGATCGTCTATGAGGCGCTGCGCAATGGCGATTATTTCCCCTGGGATTATCAGCCGCTGCAAAAGGCCTCCGAGCGCTACATGCGCAACCACATGGATTTGAACACCGTCGAAGACATCGCGCGTTTCCCGCGTGGCGAATGA
- the betB gene encoding betaine-aldehyde dehydrogenase — protein MTPSPDHPPVQQPKASHFINGRYVEDSDGAALNSTYPATGEVIAELYSATPPIVDQALAAADTARAGWAAMTGSERGRILRRAAEIIRARNHELSVMETYDTGKPLQETLVADAASGADCLEYFGSIAAGLTGEHIQLGADFAYTIREPLGVCVGLGAWNYPTQIACWKAAPALACGNTMVFKPSETTPLGALKLAEILSEAGLPDGVFNVVQGYGDVGAALVEDKRVAKVSLTGSVPTGRKVYAAAAAGMKHVTMELGGKSPLIIFDDASLDDAISAAINGNFYSSGQICSNGTRVFVQKGILPHFLARLKTRTERAVIGDPMDEATNFGPMVSQGQLDITLRYIEKGVEEGATLITGGKAHERVGLYIEPTVFSDVTDDMAIAREEIFGPVMSVLPFDTEEEVMARANDTEFGLAAGVFTSDLTRAHRVVKGFEAGTCWINAYNLTPIEMPFGGVKASGVGRENAHAAIEHYSEVKSVYVGLSPVEAAF, from the coding sequence ATGACACCCTCCCCAGACCACCCACCCGTTCAACAGCCAAAAGCCAGCCACTTTATCAATGGCCGCTATGTCGAAGACAGTGACGGGGCCGCTCTCAATTCCACTTATCCGGCCACGGGCGAGGTGATTGCCGAGCTTTATTCCGCGACGCCCCCCATCGTGGATCAGGCCCTCGCCGCCGCCGATACCGCGCGCGCCGGTTGGGCCGCGATGACCGGCTCCGAGCGGGGCCGCATCCTGCGCCGTGCCGCCGAGATCATCCGCGCACGCAATCATGAGCTTTCCGTGATGGAGACCTATGACACCGGCAAGCCTTTGCAGGAGACTTTGGTGGCCGACGCCGCTTCGGGGGCCGATTGCCTCGAATATTTCGGGTCGATCGCGGCGGGGCTGACCGGCGAGCACATCCAATTGGGCGCCGATTTCGCCTATACGATCCGCGAACCTTTGGGCGTTTGTGTGGGTCTGGGCGCGTGGAATTACCCGACCCAGATCGCCTGTTGGAAAGCCGCGCCTGCGCTCGCTTGTGGCAACACGATGGTGTTCAAACCCTCGGAGACGACGCCTCTGGGCGCTTTGAAACTGGCGGAAATCCTCTCCGAAGCCGGTCTGCCCGACGGCGTGTTCAACGTGGTGCAGGGCTACGGCGATGTGGGCGCTGCGCTGGTCGAAGACAAGCGCGTGGCAAAAGTCTCCCTCACCGGTTCCGTGCCGACAGGACGCAAGGTCTACGCGGCCGCGGCGGCGGGTATGAAACATGTCACGATGGAATTGGGCGGCAAATCGCCCCTGATCATTTTCGACGACGCCAGCTTGGATGACGCCATCTCTGCCGCGATCAACGGGAATTTCTACTCCTCCGGCCAGATTTGTTCCAACGGCACGCGGGTCTTTGTGCAGAAAGGCATCCTGCCGCATTTCCTCGCGCGTCTCAAAACCCGCACCGAACGCGCCGTGATCGGCGACCCGATGGATGAGGCGACGAATTTTGGCCCGATGGTGTCGCAAGGCCAGCTCGACATCACGCTCAGATATATCGAGAAGGGGGTTGAGGAGGGCGCGACGCTGATCACCGGCGGCAAGGCGCATGAGAGGGTCGGGCTTTACATCGAACCCACCGTCTTCTCCGACGTCACAGACGACATGGCCATCGCCCGCGAAGAGATTTTCGGCCCTGTGATGTCCGTCCTGCCGTTTGACACCGAAGAAGAGGTCATGGCGCGGGCCAATGACACCGAGTTCGGGCTGGCCGCCGGCGTGTTCACCTCGGATCTGACCCGCGCGCATCGGGTGGTCAAAGGCTTTGAGGCAGGTACCTGTTGGATCAACGCCTATAACCTGACGCCCATCGAGATGCCCTTTGGCGGCGTCAAAGCCTCCGGCGTCGGGCGCGAAAACGCCCATGCCGCCATCGAGCATTATTCCGAAGTGAAATCCGTCTATGTCGGCCTTTCTCCGGTCGAAGCCGCCTTCTGA
- a CDS encoding ABC transporter ATP-binding protein, with protein sequence MQKSYDGQTLVVKDLNLSIGKGEFLNMLGPSGSGKTTCLMMLAGFETATHGDILLDGQGINNIPPHKRGIGMVFQNYALFPHMTVAENLAFPLEVRKLGKSDREAKVKRALDMVQMGDSASRRPAQLSGGQQQRIALARALVFEPELVLMDEPLGALDKQLREHMQFEITRLAHNLGITTVYVTHDQTEALTMSDRVAVFNDGHIQQLDPPDILYEEPQNSFVAQFIGENNSLEGTIKELNSDTALVQLDDGGLIDCKPVNVKNVGDRTKVSFRPERVEYRSERFQEGAHLLKAEVLEFIYMGDVFRTRLRVAGRDDFIMKCRNAPDQIRLKPGETVNIGWMPEDCRALDA encoded by the coding sequence GTGCAAAAAAGTTATGACGGGCAAACACTTGTCGTCAAAGACCTCAACCTCTCGATTGGCAAGGGCGAATTTCTGAACATGCTCGGGCCGTCTGGTTCCGGCAAGACCACCTGCCTGATGATGCTCGCGGGCTTCGAGACCGCCACCCATGGCGACATCCTTTTGGACGGTCAGGGCATCAACAACATCCCGCCGCACAAACGCGGCATCGGCATGGTGTTTCAGAACTATGCGCTTTTCCCCCATATGACGGTGGCCGAAAACCTCGCCTTCCCTCTGGAAGTGCGCAAACTCGGCAAATCCGACCGCGAGGCCAAGGTCAAACGCGCGCTCGATATGGTGCAAATGGGCGATTCCGCCAGTCGCCGCCCGGCGCAACTCTCAGGCGGTCAGCAACAGCGGATCGCTCTGGCCCGCGCGCTGGTGTTCGAACCCGAACTCGTGCTCATGGACGAACCTCTGGGTGCGCTCGACAAGCAGCTCCGCGAGCACATGCAGTTCGAGATCACCCGGCTGGCACACAATCTGGGCATCACCACGGTCTACGTCACCCACGACCAGACCGAGGCGCTCACCATGTCCGACCGGGTTGCCGTCTTCAACGATGGCCACATCCAGCAACTCGATCCGCCGGACATCCTCTATGAAGAACCGCAAAACAGCTTTGTCGCGCAATTCATCGGCGAAAACAATTCCTTGGAAGGCACGATCAAAGAGCTGAACAGCGACACGGCCCTGGTCCAGCTCGACGATGGTGGGTTGATCGACTGCAAACCGGTGAACGTCAAGAACGTCGGCGACCGCACCAAAGTGTCGTTCCGCCCTGAGCGTGTCGAATACCGCTCCGAACGGTTCCAAGAGGGCGCGCATCTGCTCAAGGCCGAGGTTCTGGAATTCATCTACATGGGCGACGTGTTCCGCACCCGTTTGCGGGTCGCGGGGCGGGACGATTTCATCATGAAATGCCGCAACGCGCCGGATCAAATCCGTTTGAAACCGGGTGAGACAGTCAACATCGGCTGGATGCCCGAAGATTGCCGCGCGCTGGACGCCTAA
- the betI gene encoding transcriptional regulator BetI, with translation MPKVGMEPIRTTALIEAVIAEIGQTGSMEVTVSQIAKRAGMSSALAHHYFGSKTNMFIAAMRHILTKYGEEIRQNLKGKTDPKERIETIIRSSFSDMNMQPDTVGAWLNFYVYAQRSGEVSRLLRVYHRRLRSNLLAELRQVIPAQAPMVAEGIAALIDGAYIRFVLCDERDRPEHPEAIVLDYLNLHLPKEQGI, from the coding sequence ATGCCCAAAGTAGGAATGGAACCGATCCGCACGACGGCCCTGATCGAAGCGGTGATCGCGGAGATCGGACAGACCGGCTCCATGGAGGTCACCGTCAGCCAGATCGCCAAGCGGGCAGGGATGTCGAGTGCGCTGGCGCATCACTATTTTGGTAGCAAAACCAATATGTTCATCGCCGCAATGCGTCACATCCTGACGAAATACGGCGAAGAGATTCGGCAAAATCTCAAGGGCAAAACTGATCCCAAAGAGCGCATCGAGACGATCATTCGCAGCAGTTTTTCCGACATGAATATGCAGCCGGATACGGTTGGTGCATGGCTTAATTTTTACGTTTATGCCCAAAGATCAGGCGAAGTTTCGCGCCTTCTCAGGGTCTATCACCGGCGGTTGCGGTCGAATCTTCTGGCTGAATTGCGGCAGGTGATTCCCGCTCAGGCCCCGATGGTGGCCGAAGGCATCGCGGCGCTGATCGACGGCGCCTACATCCGTTTCGTGCTCTGCGACGAACGCGACCGACCGGAGCACCCGGAAGCCATCGTGCTCGACTATCTCAACCTGCACCTGCCGAAAGAGCAGGGCATCTGA
- the betA gene encoding choline dehydrogenase, producing the protein MEADFVIIGAGSAGSAMTYRLSESGASVLVIEHGGTDAGPLIQMPAALSYPMNMKRYDWGYQSEPEPHLDGRRLATPRGKVIGGSSSINGMVYVRGHARDFDTWAEMGADGWAYKNVLPYYKRMETWHDGGHGGDPSWRGTDGPLHVTRGPRDNPLFQAFVDAGAQAGYEVTGDYNGEKQEGFGPMEQTVWKGRRWSAANAYLKPALKRENCDLVHGLVDRIEIEEGRATGVRLVDGRVIKARREVVLSAGSINSPKILLQSGVGPADELAALGIEVKADRRGVGKNLQDHLELYLQMAASQPITLYKHWNLISKALIGAQWLFTKQGLGASNQFESAAFIRSKAGVEYPDIQYHFLPIAVRYDGQAAAEGHGFQAHVGPMRSPSRGEVTLRSKDPREAPKILFNYMSQEKDWEDFRSCIRLTREIFGQDAFKPYVKHEIQPGAAVQSDEELNGFIKEHVESAYHPCGTCRMGRADDPMAVVDPENRVIGVEGLRLADSSIFPQITNGNLNGPSIMSGEKASDHILGKTPLPASNAEPWINPRWEVAQR; encoded by the coding sequence ATGGAAGCAGATTTCGTCATCATCGGCGCGGGCAGCGCAGGCTCGGCCATGACCTATCGTCTGTCTGAGAGCGGGGCCTCCGTTCTGGTCATCGAACATGGCGGCACGGATGCGGGGCCTCTGATCCAGATGCCGGCCGCGCTGTCCTATCCGATGAATATGAAGCGCTACGATTGGGGCTATCAATCCGAGCCCGAGCCGCATCTCGATGGCCGTCGCCTCGCCACGCCGCGTGGTAAGGTGATCGGTGGATCATCGTCGATCAACGGCATGGTCTATGTGCGCGGCCATGCGCGCGATTTCGACACCTGGGCGGAGATGGGCGCAGATGGCTGGGCCTATAAAAATGTGTTGCCTTACTACAAGCGCATGGAGACCTGGCACGACGGCGGCCATGGCGGCGATCCAAGCTGGCGCGGGACCGATGGGCCTTTGCATGTCACCCGAGGTCCCCGCGACAACCCGCTGTTTCAGGCCTTCGTCGATGCGGGCGCGCAGGCGGGCTATGAGGTGACCGGCGACTATAACGGCGAGAAACAAGAGGGCTTTGGCCCGATGGAGCAAACCGTCTGGAAAGGTCGCCGCTGGTCCGCCGCCAACGCCTATCTGAAACCGGCGCTGAAACGCGAGAATTGCGATCTGGTCCACGGGCTTGTGGATCGTATCGAGATCGAAGAGGGCCGCGCCACCGGCGTGCGTCTGGTCGATGGTCGGGTGATCAAAGCCCGGCGCGAGGTGGTGCTTTCCGCTGGTTCGATCAACTCGCCGAAAATCCTTTTGCAATCGGGTGTTGGCCCCGCCGACGAGCTGGCCGCATTGGGGATTGAGGTCAAAGCTGACCGCCGTGGCGTGGGCAAGAACTTGCAGGATCACCTTGAGCTTTACCTGCAAATGGCGGCGAGCCAGCCGATCACGCTCTACAAGCACTGGAACTTGATCTCAAAAGCCCTGATCGGCGCGCAATGGCTGTTCACGAAACAGGGGCTGGGGGCCTCGAACCAGTTCGAGAGTGCGGCCTTTATTCGCTCGAAGGCCGGTGTCGAATATCCTGATATTCAATATCATTTCCTCCCCATCGCCGTGCGCTACGACGGGCAGGCCGCCGCCGAAGGTCACGGCTTTCAGGCCCACGTCGGCCCGATGCGGTCGCCCTCGCGCGGTGAGGTCACGCTCCGCTCGAAAGACCCGCGTGAGGCGCCGAAAATCCTGTTCAACTACATGTCGCAAGAGAAGGATTGGGAGGACTTCCGCAGCTGCATCCGCCTGACGCGTGAGATTTTTGGCCAAGATGCCTTCAAACCCTACGTCAAACACGAAATCCAACCGGGCGCGGCGGTTCAGAGCGACGAAGAGCTGAACGGCTTTATCAAGGAGCATGTGGAGAGCGCCTATCACCCCTGTGGCACCTGTCGCATGGGGCGCGCGGACGATCCGATGGCGGTCGTGGACCCGGAAAACCGGGTGATTGGGGTCGAAGGGCTGCGCCTCGCCGACAGTTCGATCTTTCCGCAGATCACCAACGGCAATCTCAACGGGCCGTCGATCATGTCGGGCGAAAAAGCATCGGATCACATTCTGGGCAAAACGCCTCTGCCGGCCTCGAACGCTGAGCCTTGGATCAACCCGCGATGGGAGGTGGCGCAGCGATAG
- the choW gene encoding choline ABC transporter permease subunit, translated as MSWITDTKIPVGEVASDFFDWMQHHGGWFFDALAAALEWMIEAVLWVLQTPPPLVVIAVFVAGTWALQRNWKACLLVALGFLFILNQDYWEEATESLTLVVASCVVCMAIGVPIGIYAARRPGFYRVLRPILDLMQTLPTFVYLIPAIVFFGIGMVPGLLATVVFVLPAPIRLTHLGISSTPPALLEAVQAFGGTSRQLLWKVELPFALPQIMAGLNQTIMLSLSMVVVAALVGADGLGVPVVRALNQVNTALGFESGFVIVVLAIMLDRVLRIERK; from the coding sequence ATGAGCTGGATCACTGACACTAAAATCCCGGTCGGAGAGGTCGCATCCGACTTTTTCGACTGGATGCAACACCACGGAGGCTGGTTCTTCGACGCCCTCGCTGCTGCGCTCGAATGGATGATTGAGGCCGTCCTTTGGGTGCTGCAAACCCCGCCGCCTCTGGTGGTCATCGCCGTTTTCGTGGCGGGCACCTGGGCGCTGCAACGCAATTGGAAAGCCTGTCTGCTCGTCGCCCTCGGGTTTCTGTTCATCCTCAATCAAGACTATTGGGAAGAGGCCACCGAAAGCCTTACCCTCGTCGTCGCCTCCTGTGTCGTCTGTATGGCCATTGGCGTGCCCATCGGCATTTATGCCGCGCGACGCCCCGGATTTTACCGCGTGCTGCGCCCGATCCTCGATCTGATGCAGACGCTGCCGACCTTTGTCTACCTGATCCCCGCCATCGTGTTTTTCGGCATCGGCATGGTGCCGGGCCTGTTGGCCACCGTGGTCTTCGTGCTGCCCGCGCCGATCCGCCTGACGCATCTCGGGATCAGCTCCACCCCGCCCGCGTTGCTCGAAGCCGTCCAGGCCTTTGGTGGCACCTCGCGGCAACTCCTGTGGAAGGTCGAGCTGCCCTTTGCTCTGCCGCAGATCATGGCCGGGCTGAACCAGACCATCATGCTGTCGCTCTCCATGGTCGTGGTCGCCGCCCTCGTGGGGGCCGATGGCCTCGGCGTGCCGGTGGTGCGCGCGCTCAACCAGGTGAACACCGCTTTGGGCTTTGAAAGTGGCTTTGTCATCGTCGTGCTGGCCATCATGCTGGACCGTGTCCTGAGGATTGAACGCAAATGA